The Rhopalosiphum maidis isolate BTI-1 chromosome 2, ASM367621v3, whole genome shotgun sequence genome segment tgaaaacaatattacatgtGAAACCCTTTtgaccaataatataattgggtATTAGgacggatataatataaattataacctattgaataaaaaaataggtgTTTCccaaaatgtttgaatattatcaAGTAAATAATGCAAATTTGGAATAAGAGTAGGTATAAGAATGAggcctattaaaattattaattcccTTTTGAcacttattatagtttacacaCAGTTTGTCAGgaagttttaaaagttatatctgTAAAATGCTCAATAGCCTAGAAAATCAATCAAGAAcgaatagtattaaattattataatggaaatTACTTAGACACTaagaaatgtaaaattacaaGAAAATAACCGAGCGAATGGAATGAAAACAAGAATAATCAATTTCTTTACACGAAATCAATGAAATGGATGCGTACTAGAAGAAAACAACATGATGTAATGGAAGacgttattagtaatatatattgtatatatgtatataacacgTGTATGGtagtttaatactattattagagTTGCAATAGTTTaaagcatttaaatattttaaataggtataggtaggtatacaggTATTACGATGGATGTTTAAACATGTAtagattttatgtttaatgtttcaaTAAGCGTTTCACAATAAAATGACCGATATTTCGTATTATCAAGTCGTCGAGTCCAAGGAAAtgtacattacataatatatacttgagTCAGAGTGTTAGAATAGACATGATTACCCGCAGAGTAATATAAAGAGATAAAAACGATAATGCGTTCCGCAATCACGCACCTGACCGGATGAAAATCGGTTTATGGATCGATTATACGATTTGGCTTAACCTGTTGCTGGTCAAAGGTTCCGGAGTAGAGGCCCGtttgaaaaaacaacaactacaacaacaaaaacaacaataataacagcaACAACAATACATTTGTCAGAACTTTCAGAGAAAAAATGACGTCccatatcgttataatattatatgaatatgcaGAATATTATAGTTGCGCCCAAGTGCTAGGAAtaggtaataatgtaaataacataACCTGTAGGTGTTCGATGCAGGAAtatcatttttgtataaaaatattggtttgttaaaaacaatagagcgcatttaatttagtaggtaggtaatagATTTCGGTTATGCGGAATGGTGCATCTGTATATATCATGTCCCCTTTTATAcagtagaattttaatttacctaaataTTGTACTGTGAATTTAGAAcaacaaatgtttaaatattaaaatattcaaagccACCTTAAAATTAGTGGTGTTCACCCTATTCCATCCAAACGCCCTGGCATTCCGGGCACCTAACTACCACACAGAAAGTTTTACAATCATTACAACCAACACTGCAgtgtattaaattgaataattaatttttaatttgagaaTGGTCCCGTTGATTTGtttaaaactcaaaatgttggtcaatttttaatgtgttttttctttaagaatttattgctatgaacgtatataattttttacttaatatgaaaaagaccaacgtttttttttcgctTTGAAATGATTACTATCACTTTTCTGACTATAGTATAGTAATTGCAACAAGAACTTCCATTGTTTCTAAGCccttgttaaattattactattcacAACTCTTGatcgattttcatttttttttacaacatattgaagttaatttattattttaactagtcttaattttattgttttcagtGGAAGACTACTGGCGATGAATACCCGTGTCGATTTGTTTTTACGACCCCTGTATGGACGACTGGTCTTCCTGTCTGGTCTCCGACTTGAGCTTCACGAATTCCTTAGCTACGTCGTCGTTATACCTCTGTGAAAGTATCCGCAAAATCGTCCATCCAGTCTCATTCATTTGTATTCGTCTGCCGAGGCCTAACCATTCGCCGGTACGGACCTTAatgagtaaataataacagtcagattaaatggtaaaaatagtttttgttattgtactaattgctttttattattaattaccattATTGGAACATGTCGCATCTGCAAAACCGCCACGCCAACGAGCCGATCTTCGCGAGCAAAACAGTAGTCTTTCACGCAAAAATGCAATTCGTAACATTCTAAATCTTCAATGGCGCTAATAGAACTGTGCAAAAAATGATCGCCGTAAAAACTGAGTTTTGTTTTATGTCGActaaatatacttacaaaaCGAACGCTTCGTTGTATCTAGGACTCCAACTGCCTGACTTACTCTTCGTCGACTGTTTTCTCTTCTTGTCCGCTAGTCTTGGTCCGATGAGGTTCACTTCGACAAACGGGCGAAACATACCAGTTGTTGGCCATACCAGCGTATTAGCAGCAACCACTGTTATACAGTAACACCAACaacattaaagtataatagagaacataacatataataagaaaaataggaCTCTGAAgaatatgtatcaaaataatgcgagatattaataaaatatttaaaataaaatacattttaaatattttaatttactcgaTTAgttgatacatttaataaagcttattaaacaaacaataattctCCTAGTGAGTTTTTCAGGACCTatctaggattttttttttagggggaggggttcaaattttttaatattattatatatcatatcatataatttttaaatacaatatttagaatttaggcctcacaaatataatataactatcaaGAGGGAGGGCTCTCGACCCTTTATTTAATCTATCACTGTgtctattgataatataacatagttaATTGTTAGATTTAGtaagtaattatatcatttttataaaaattaacagtaaACATTATgcatttaggtaggtataatatttttatattctaatgtattgatttattttaaagaaataatttagttttaaatttgctattataaatagaagTTGTATTCgatataagtacaatattaaaaatgtttaatgatatacatagACTCAAAAAGTATAGTTGTAATATGTgaccgttttattatataaaactaccGTAATAatgatgcattattattataatagctatacCTAGTAAAATTAGTGTGTtggtagtaaaataattaatagatgtTTAACATGATGTAATTTGgcttattttaagaatattaattgtttaatgtttactgtaatttgtgtttaatcattaattattaaaattataattgaataatcgtACTTATAGTTCACTTATaggttattatgaaaataagtatttttataaaatatatatattatgcagtacaaattcaatgtatttataattttataagaggaaaacgtaatattttaattttaattttctaataaacggttactatatattgaaataaaatgcgATTTTATTAGATgtaagtgaaaaataaaacaaatacgattttatgtgtttttgtAAATCAAACAAGATTGCGTTGTTCTATTATTAGAAatcaatgtgtttttttttattgaggtATGAGCATTAAAAGTGACAAGAATAGTATAGGTTTTCAGcgagattttatgattttcttttcttttagtTATGTGTCATTCGAACATCcgatataaaaagaaaaaaatatcgtatgtTCAACAcaaacttgtttttaaataaatagaataggtTTAGAATCCAATGTAAATGCGTAGAGTTATTTAACAAAAGCCATTTAGAAAACAAACCAAGAAAGGTTTATTAACCCTTTCACTGCTATGGACGCACATATGCGttctatcattttaaaaatcaaaaaaagctTTTATCGATAATGTGATATCattaaatggtaaataattaGACGAATCCAAAgagacaacaaaaaaatatatatgataaatattaaaaaagttataagcaaaaaaaaatttatttgattttccaGGGTTCCCAAATTGTCATTATTTGATAAACTGAAATAATAGTTCATTATCGACTATTTGAGAACCAATCACTaacttaattaactaatatttgctAAAAAAGTtactagaaattttttttttttattgatagttattatttgaactataaaaatatttaaaacaatacgaaaaaaaatatttaaaaataaaatttaatcccAGCACAGTGTTGTGAactgtgaaaaaataattcagtagGGAAAGGGTTAATGGACATTTTGccaatgaaacaaaaaataactatggtCGATTTCAGACTTTagttgtttgttattttttattatttacgatttaaatattttttaactatcttGTTATGTTATCATTgatatttatgttgtattattataatatatatatacaagtgtTTTTAGTTTAACATGGTTATTCtcgatttattgtttaaaaagttttaattaagaacaatttacagattaaatataatacatacctgTTACAGTGAGCTTAAATTCGTTATTCGTTGGTTGTGTTTCAATGTAAACGTTAATAGAAATTTCTCCATAAGGTTCTTCATATAcgtaattttctaattataaatatgaaaaaaaattaaaaaaaattttagttaatgactttaaaacattatcataaatatttaaaattacttttagtcatgcgaaaaagtataaataatcatcTTTTATctagtatttttgtatattatatacacgagaTATAAGAACATTTCAACttaaagtaggtacctattctgCACTTACTATTATagctactataatattacatgatgtattttgaataaatgcgTATTAATCTGTTTATGGTGCAATGGATCTACGGTTATAGTATCAGCTATATTCTAAATAACTGTTTATATGGTTATACTTGTAaccttataagtaattttaaaggatataaaaaataatttaggatACAATTTTACCTTGTAATGGTCTTCTTGAAATTTCAAAGAGTTTTTCCATTCGACTTCCCATTGATTTTACATCTTCTTCTGCTTCATCTAATGCTTCTTCCTCCTCGGTTTCGTCGTCCTCGTCATAATCCATTTCGTCCATCTCATCTTTTACTTCAGTACCACTCATTAGTGATGGTTGTCGTGGTAATGGATCATTTTTTTGTGGTACTTTATagaattagaatatttattattaataacgaaatttaattatattaattaaatctatagtaaaaaataaataattcaccccttttcttattttaacaattatccAAAAAACATACCTTGATGCAATTGTGTCAACACAAACGTTTTGATGAGTTCATCTGTGGATCTTGTGTAAAGTGATAAAGCATAGCATAAAGATAAAAGATCTGAACTTTTATCCAAATACTTCTTTTTCAGTCCATTTCCACCGGCAtggaaatatgttttaattgttttcaatgcAGATTCTAAGACCCTACACTGCTTAGTATTTAAGTTCTTTTCCAtatcctaaaaaatatatatttttgcctcaaaaaataattagtggaTTGTTTGTTTGTAGAAACaacatacaacataatataattctgtatatttttatattgattctgAAAATTTATTGGTTGataatcgtttattttttctataaagtaatttgatttttgaaatatttttctaggtATGCGTACGATCAAAAactgaattgtttttaaagtcAACCCTCAGTATATCTAAACTAGTCTGTTAGTTAAAAGTTAGTATATTTGATTGGTTATGGATCTTGACGCAGAAGTATCCAAAAGaagtaaatgtttaaaaaaactactatttttgttatttattagtttattacatacGACttcgaatattttatgtacgtattacaaacaaatttaaacttatttattcattttagtagtaatttaactattaaattttaatatttctgaaaattaaattcaaattttacattttcagagtttttgcaaataaattggtagatattataatatataaaatttatatattataatagatttatattattttatgtttaagataaattagatattattattattattattatgacgtatcGGAAAAATGAAACTAAGtctgaaatattgttttctaaaaatgttgctAATTGTATTAGGCAtggaaaattaatacaaaaatatcatacttataagttttaaaatttcgaaaaaatagATCCAATAATgttaacaacaacaaaatggAAATATGAAAGAATCAGTTGTTACAAACTACTCGTatgaattaatatgttataaactaatatgtataattaccaTTACTCCTGTTAAAGCATTTTTAACATCTTGCTTTCCAGCCATATGGTTTCTAATTAATCTGGACATGTCTTCAATTCTAGCATTAGCTGCCAGTGATCTAGCGTTTTCGCTAAGGTTTTTCAATatcatctaaattaaaaataacgagTTTATACAACCAATTATAAACCTTAAtgctttatttatatgattttatatcatttatttaaactaatatttcttACACTTTTATCCATCATTGGTGGTAAGACTACTGATCTTTCCAATATTCTTATTACAAGTTTCCATAATTCTCGAAGAATTCGTTTTAGTACAGGTTTCTCACAAGTTTGagcaaataatgataatgaaccATCCATTAGATCCATCAATGGCCTTAATATTTCGTCTACTTCCATCATAGATACTTGTTGTGGATTTTGGCTACCTCCTTTGATACTTTGTAATAACTCACCAAGTTCTTTGACACTTTTCTTTATTTGAGGTTCCAAACTAAAACATTTGATtagaattttagttttaatgtttatttattttcattgagggtaataatattaaacttaaacataTCAAAGTTGGCAGTaagtaatcaataaaatatatatgtatttacatgtataaacaatacgcttataaataagataaatattaactatacataCCTTTTTCCGAATTTCCCAGATAGTTCATCTAAAGCTTTTAATAACTGCGTTTGTAAGTCATTTAGAATATCTGTAGCATCTTCTTCCAGTTGTTTGCCACCCATTGATTCGAACATTTTTGTTAGTTGTACTCGTAGttgttgaatattattcattaatatacaagcctatacatttaatacatatgtTATGTAAAgtacacataaatacataatatatatacggataaaatattttaaacttacagTTCTTTCATCTAGTTCTTTAGCATCAAATTCTTTTTGAACTATGTCTACGTATGCCAATAACACTTTGACAATTGTTTTAGCAAGTCTTTTCATGTATCGATTGGATATCTCTGGGTCAGGACATTCCAATTTTGATATAACCCCAAAACATTGTGTAAGCTGAGTGAATACGTCTACCACTGAGTTGGAAAATAACGCATGCTCTGAACTTCTTTGAaactataattacaaaataaagtttaaaaaactttttgatcAAAGTTTAAGATGGCGACGCTTGCTTACCCCATCTTTTTTGTCCCTGTTAAAAGCTCCGTGCAAATATTCTAAAGACACATCGTCATTTTCATTTAGCCATTGCATTACAAACGGTTCAAACCAAGATGGGTACTCGGGTATTGCGTCTTTGTACGGTGGTGCATCTTTTACATAATTAGTAAACAGCCATTTTACTTTGAAATGGAGGTTCATGTACGCTGAAGTTTTACAAAGTCTATGTGTTTCATGTTCTTCTAGAGCATACTTCATGTCCACGGCGAAGAAGCTCCACATTGTTGCTGCagataactgtaaaaaatattttaattataaaaatacgtcagtaaatatattattataattatataatcaatacaataacaatttattatataatttacctgTCCTATATTGAGTTCTGCTGGGAATTGACTCAGAACAGGTGCATAACTATTTCTATCTTCTTCGATTACTGAAGCAACGAGTGCTACAAGCTTATCCCAAAAGCCTAAATCATCTAACTTTGGTCCCGTGTCTTCGTCTCTTTTTTCATTTGGATCagtcttaaaaacaaaatagtttatttaattaagaattttttataatgtaacatacacatatttttgaataactcgagtttgatattataaaatttcttattgtTTGATCACggtataattactaatattaatattattatttacaataattgttatactaaAATCTCAGAATTAcaaatgtttaacatttaatttcaacaagtaaaataaatacctgaTATTCTCTGCCgtataaatcataacaattAGCGAATAGAAATTGATAAGTTGACCTTAGACACGCTTTAACACAGTCTTTAACAACGGTACTAGCCCTTGGTGGACTTGAAAGTTCttgtacctaaatataaatcatgttaTAACTGTTGtgctactttatatttttattattatatttaaaaaaattaccttcattctgaaaaatgtaatacttgtCAACAAATCGACAGTCGATTTAAGATCCATTAATTTTTCTTGACTGGATGCCGGAAAGTTATTTCTATACATTGATAAATCTATTCTGAGCGAATTATGTAGCTGGTCAAGCAGCTTTACGAATTTttctttctataaataatgaaaaaatatttgaaaatcatggttggaaataacataatattttctcaGTAATGATAGTTACTCCGAAATTGGATGCTGCAAAACGGTCGCTTGCGCTTACGGCGGAGCTTGATGTCGTGTGTGCATAGTAGGCATTGATATTCGCTAACAATGTACTCATTACTGCTGGGACACCAgggcataaatattttgttgaaagaCAATGAAAGTGTCTAAAATACgagattattgattttaaaattatagttttaaaattacaatgtaataagcTCACGTCATTGCTTGGTAAATAGACTCTATGCCATATCTCATAGCGAATTCGTCGACAATATCTTGTGCGGGAgattcaaaatacaatttccacCCATCTTCTCCCTTGGCTTGAGGTAGGTGAACTATTCCTGCATTATTTTCACACAACGAGTGAAATAGATTTTCATGAAGACACGTGTATTGGATATGATAAGGAGCGACTTTTTCCTCTCCTTTAATTTCTACATTGATATGTAATCGAATAGCACCGGATACTGCTGATTTATCAGTCCTTTTTTCGAGATTGTACCAAACGTCCATTTCACCCGACAACGTTCGAacctaattatttactttttattcataaactctcgtacaaatataatagttgatataaatatacctcGATAATAGTTTGTCCTAAAAAATCGTCCGATTCTCTGGTTAGTTTTTGTCTTAGTCTCGATTTCAAGTCATTGTCCTCGTCCCATACCCTGACTTTAATACGATCCGAAGAATTGTGGCACTCGCtatcaattttgaaaaatgtattaatatttttatgtttaataatatattatttacagttacAAAGAaagggaaaaataaataattacaaataaaatttttcattccAAACAGGATTGAGCTCTTGAGGCATGGTTCGCgttctttttttaactttaccCACTTGAACAGTTACGTATGGATCTGATGTACCACTTTTGTCTTTTGCAATGAGCCCTTGAGcacattttactataataaaaataaaaattataatcgataattattcaaaaatatgaattacatttatttaaagcgCTGGTTTATTCTAAAGCTATATGTACAGTATTTTGCACGTGCATACAAACGACAAACAATGCATGCAATAagcgttaattttttttggaagACGTCGTTTAAGTTACTTCTGCTAACTAGATATCGATGATTTATGTGATTTGtttgatttgaaatttaaatattagtaaatatttgctCGATTCCAATTTCTAAGCTGTGAGTAAGTGAACCCTAATAAGCCTAACCGCTGACCTGTTATTTCGATTTTGCACGACCATTTAGAAGTGCCTTCAAGAACGATAGCTTCCGCTTGCTCCAAGGAATCGATATGCATATCAGGTTCCACAGAAAACATGGTTCTTCAAATACGCAAaaccaaaacaataaaaacaaatatttacacacaAATTGATCGGAGGAAAGGAACCAAAATAGTAGAAAATGTTTAGATTTAAATGAATGAAAAttctttcttaatattttttaatgcatcaTAGATGTAAGCaaggaaaaatataaacgtttgTAAACATATTTGAAACATTTGTATTAGTGAACAAACAATAAACCATGCACAATAgtagtttaaaacaaaaaatacacaaaattaaagttaattgaaagaattttcattaaaaatctcgtgcttaaaaaatacacatgaggggttaaatatatcaaaatagtaaaacaccaattccataaaattaaacaccAAGCACAATGAAGATAGCCACACAAAGCTCTTTGAAGTCGTCTGCTCATAATGtcaaattcgttttttttttaaacaaacctGTGATGGCAATTTTTGCTGACCACTTGCAGGTACCATCCAAAACCGATTGTTTCACCGCTTTAATGTGACCCTGATGGCTTTTCTCCTCCACGCCGAACACTGAtctgtgtataatttaaaaaaaaacataacaacCAATTTTTTCCACACCCAACACTGCGTGTATTATGTTAAACTAAATAAGAACTTCTTCCAGATGCTGTGTGCGTATTTCTTAATGACCCGGAATCTCtgttaattgtttttgcaTTAATTTCGAGCCCCGGACACATTTAGTATAAACACACTGTGTCATTTGTTTGCAAATCAGCgatttatttctttatcatTGTAACTATGACAAATTGTATCCATAATCGTGAATGCTGTCATTTCAGTTATCTAACTCGCATCAATAACAGCTTTTCAACTGAATTCAATCTGGTCGTAGATCTGTTAACTCAGTTTGTTCGTAATAGAAGTGTCTGATGACGAACAGATTGAAATTAATCTGACGGTGTTCCATTTGTCTTAAGACGACTGTTTAATAAACGccatatatataatgtcaCGCATGTTCTCCTATTTTGACCCCGATTCTTTTTCAACGATTGCCATATGTTTCCGTTTAGGGGGATATCGTCGTGCATGTGTCCCAACATTGTTGGTAgctatatttcttttatactaGTTACGATTCATTTAAAGACTATTCGTATTCGTTACActcggaaaaaaataataaaatagtagatTGAGAGATAATAGTACTGACTGTTACAAAATTTACCATTGTGGttgaagttaatattaaaaatattatattttagtaaattaattttattattgaataaataaagatatatatgttataaaagttGGTGTcacaaattgaaattattaacaagataattccaatttttgtttaagaaattgcttatttttaaagagaaattatagtataataactgtaaaaaaatacgGCATGTCGAAAgaggattttaatttttatggattttataaataatacattttatgacatATAACATTTAGTAAGCGGTTCTTACTGAAATCAATTAGGGAAATTATCGACATTAAATTGACTAAAACTCACGAGCCTGcagtgaaatatttataactgcaCTCAAGGCTCTTAtggttttattgttaatttactaaattatttggtgttagatattaaattgttaactaaCCTGATAAGTTCGAAAATTTCTGGATGATCTCTTTCGCGTTGCAACATTCTGTCCTTCATTGCTTGTATAATTGATATCGCTTTATCTTCAGCACCGTGTTTGGAACTTTTTTCAGCCGCtcctattatttttagttggcaaaaaaatatataatatatatacatacgttttaatgtttttaattatatgagaTATTGTATGAGGTTTTCTGTTGTACGAATATGAAATGTTTTAACTGtatttgttcaatttttattatatcagatgaaaaaatatttttattcgtaaaaaGATTTtcgaaaactttaaaaatatgaactttttatagtcgacatttttttcttttgtctaTTGTTCTACGTCATT includes the following:
- the LOC113553468 gene encoding protein unc-13 homolog B isoform X9, with protein sequence MSLLNVKVKMARYVGDQAPQFSTYATLKLQNVKCTTVTVKGANPCWQQDFLFETNDVNTGLLVEVWRRGFLLDYAIGYHMVSLPTVRYSNEDGEGDWVSLDAELEMSDGVVTGTRCPTGHYLLIDARFELPFDNDEICDIVDYQKKFEILNTFEQDSRSEDVSAQFQYYGQCNSEDSDYTSDFNYPICQQQANSSASQFRNLADQLEMSPCSSPDHPNTKSSAGSQHLYDSQRYEERRIPEDDLYYNSRPNNYKDHKRRKNDYKIGTSEWYDEGSSTTFLDQEQFPTSSRHSCKKHISKYHQRKANKNRRSSLERQSALYRPTYYEEYYDNRDQFEPYDNKQNCEQVIPYGPEKYYNDGPNEEIYNYDNSYSYADQKEEDSQWDGGGVGEYYYSPGSSSDTQQLKTTYPVQQEIDEENEEVYFSPNQSYEDRHYNEIPYEVSSPAVPAQRHKQLPEIPTKKIPYMDYYSNSYYNEQVSGTKKMLPQIPHSRIKQSPSLPQTYQKIQRRASIDQRSSSLDHKDGDYTYTETINKEQFEEYDDGYYNDNVNLQHEKQYAQNNSMNLTNTNNEYESQGDIINDKKEETEGFNRRDTFMKFYQRTVKHLENPRSFFQQHNDSAESQEDHKEESFETAVSSVSTSNRRWMQEISSSKTNSYEQYKPKEDTSSSVGYTLRQQESTDSYQDELLPVEDHNDEPESPRVLPEIPASTGSVDMFSSPIKHFPPSLSQQQQHHQLQQLQQQQQHQQQQQQQQQQQQQQQQQQQIQQKQLQQQEQDSIEDQEDDDQLDLDDEKELSTEETRPSEQTAPEEKSNLARMRWHKAYNKIVHQLNNGRGSGENINRANGHPGDNPFYSNIDSMPDIRPRRKSIPLVSELVLKTMAATKRNAGLASGVPRPTLNDEELKMHVYKKALQALIYPISSTTPHNFVSWTATSPTYCYECEGLLWGIARQGVRCTECGVKCHEKCKELLNADCLQRAAEKSSKHGAEDKAISIIQAMKDRMLQRERDHPEIFELIRSVFGVEEKSHQGHIKAVKQSVLDGTCKWSAKIAITVKCAQGLIAKDKSGTSDPYVTVQVGKVKKRTRTMPQELNPVWNEKFYFECHNSSDRIKVRVWDEDNDLKSRLRQKLTRESDDFLGQTIIEVRTLSGEMDVWYNLEKRTDKSAVSGAIRLHINVEIKGEEKVAPYHIQYTCLHENLFHSLCENNAGIVHLPQAKGEDGWKLYFESPAQDIVDEFAMRYGIESIYQAMTHFHCLSTKYLCPGVPAVMSTLLANINAYYAHTTSSSAVSASDRFAASNFGKEKFVKLLDQLHNSLRIDLSMYRNNFPASSQEKLMDLKSTVDLLTSITFFRMKVQELSSPPRASTVVKDCVKACLRSTYQFLFANCYDLYGREYQTDPNEKRDEDTGPKLDDLGFWDKLVALVASVIEEDRNSYAPVLSQFPAELNIGQLSAATMWSFFAVDMKYALEEHETHRLCKTSAYMNLHFKVKWLFTNYVKDAPPYKDAIPEYPSWFEPFVMQWLNENDDVSLEYLHGAFNRDKKDGFQRSSEHALFSNSVVDVFTQLTQCFGVISKLECPDPEISNRYMKRLAKTIVKVLLAYVDIVQKEFDAKELDERTACILMNNIQQLRVQLTKMFESMGGKQLEEDATDILNDLQTQLLKALDELSGKFGKSLEPQIKKSVKELGELLQSIKGGSQNPQQVSMMEVDEILRPLMDLMDGSLSLFAQTCEKPVLKRILRELWKLVIRILERSVVLPPMMDKSMILKNLSENARSLAANARIEDMSRLIRNHMAGKQDVKNALTGVMDMEKNLNTKQCRVLESALKTIKTYFHAGGNGLKKKYLDKSSDLLSLCYALSLYTRSTDELIKTFVLTQLHQVPQKNDPLPRQPSLMSGTEVKDEMDEMDYDEDDETEEEEALDEAEEDVKSMGSRMEKLFEISRRPLQENYVYEEPYGEISINVYIETQPTNNEFKLTVTVVAANTLVWPTTGMFRPFVEVNLIGPRLADKKRKQSTKSKSGSWSPRYNEAFVFSISAIEDLECYELHFCVKDYCFAREDRLVGVAVLQMRHVPIMVRTGEWLGLGRRIQMNETGWTILRILSQRYNDDVAKEFVKLKSETRQEDQSSIQGS